The following are from one region of the Haliaeetus albicilla chromosome 24, bHalAlb1.1, whole genome shotgun sequence genome:
- the LOC138681838 gene encoding uncharacterized protein, whose translation MDAQEIVGVCDSAPSRVEGIEKLYDLLEDYQSCPSVQGQYWARNHWFQPQSVVDKIRVLQEKAKVKKGKGKAIICAVLGASLAAAMEERKQKSGQSVMIGSLQEQLQESKQLLEEERNLVKALTKELKRQLSREVNIEAEVEMLPVEKRTQQICPQGDLQRAKETVESPPHVCPVIKTEYVYEDSSDDRPQVITKEAPYTATELTKLRKDFSRMAKESEMEYVWRVSLSGGDGILLSEKEAEGYWGPGVFLTTGDYRAPWSLIQRAVYWAGGLNPMERGDPLAITSTVDQLVESVQKAACIQTMYDRELKPHQGSPMLLPVDPERMSILIRGLPNSPRPIGIQVRGTILNTPNGERIMSTLEGRMSPDHRRPGRKVWTWGEVAQELIDFGRKFGRVSGSSQRTGNTIVWQLSGRQLASGREKSLS comes from the coding sequence ATGGATGCTCAGGAAATTGTTGGTGTTTGTGATTCTGCACCCTCACGAGTTGAAGGAATAGAGAAATTATATGATCTTTTAGAGGACTACCAATCTTGCCCCTCAGTCCAGGGACAATACTGGGCGAGAAACCACTGGTTTCAACCACAGAGTGTGGTGGATAAGATAAGAGTCTTGCAGGAGAAAGCTAAggttaaaaaggggaaaggaaaagcaataatttgTGCGGTGCTAGGAGCGAGTCTGGCAGCCGCAatggaagagaggaagcaaaagtCTGGTCAAAGTGTTATGATCGGGAGCCTGCAAGAACAattgcaagaaagcaaacagttgttagaggaggaaaggaacctTGTTAAGGCTTTAACGAAAGAATTGAAAAGGCAACTTTCGAGAGAGGTGAATATAGAGGCGGAGGTAGAGATGCTGCCTGTGGAGAAAAGGACACAGCAAATCTGTCCTCAGGGGGATTTGCAAAGGGCAAAAGAGACCGTAGAGAGCCCCCCCCACGTGTGTCCAGTGATTAAAACAGAGTATGTGTATGAGGACAGTAGCGATGACCGTCCTCAGGTTATCACTAAAGAAGCCCCATATACAGCAACTGAGTTAACAAAattgagaaaagatttttcaaggatGGCAAAGGAATCTGAGATGGAGTATGTGTGGAGAGTGTCTTTGTCAGGAGGAGATGGAATCTTGttgtcagagaaagaagcagaaggatatTGGGGTCCAGGTGTGTTTCTAACAACTGGCGATTACCGGGCCCCATGGTCATTGATTCAGAGAGCTGTGTACTGGGCTGGAGGGTTAAACCCCATGGAAAGGGGAGATCCCCTTGCCATAACCAGTACGGTGGATCAGCTAGTGGAAAGTGTGCAAAAGGCGGCATGTATCCAGACGATGTATGACCGGGAGCTCAAGCCCCATCAGGGCTCCCCgatgctgctgcctgtggaCCCAGAGAGGATGAGTATTCTAATACGGGGGCTCCCCAACTCTCCGAGACCAATAGGGATCCAAGTACGAGGGACAATTCTCAACACCCCCAATGGAGAAAGGATTATGTCCACTCTGGAGGGGAGAATGTCCCCTGACCATCGGCGGCCAGGGAGAAAAGTGTGGACATGGGGAGAGGTAGCTCAGGAGTTGATTGACTTTGGGAGAAAATTCGGCCGTGTTAGTGGATCATCTCAAAGAACTGGAAACACGATCGTATGGCAACTTAGTGGGCGGCAATTAGCCTCTGGAAGAGAGAAATCCCTAAGTTGA